One Theropithecus gelada isolate Dixy chromosome 18, Tgel_1.0, whole genome shotgun sequence DNA segment encodes these proteins:
- the LOC112611428 gene encoding serpin B8 isoform X4 — translation MLFKTNEEKKTVQMMFKEAKFKMGYVDEVHTQVLELPYVEEELSMVILLPDDDTDLAVVEKALTYEKFKAWTNSEKLTKSKVQVFLPRLKLEESYDLEPFLRRLGMIDAFDEAKADFSGMSTKKNVPVSKVAHKCFVEVNEEGTEAAAATAVVRNSRCSRMEPRFCADHPFLFFIRHHKTNCIFFCGRFSSP, via the exons ATGCTCTTTAAAACCAACGAG gaaaaaaagacagtGCAGATGATGTTTAAGGAAGCTAAATTTAAAATGGGGTATGTGGACGAGGTGCACACCCAGGTCCTGGAGCTGCCATATGTGGAAGAGGAGCTGAGCATGGTCATTCTGCTTCCCGATGATGACACGGACCTCGCCGTG GTGGAAAAAGCACTTACATATGAGAAATTCAAAGCCTGGACAAATTCAGAAAAGTTGACAAAAAGTAAGGTTCAAGTTTTCCTTCCCAGATTAAAGCTGGAGGAGAGTTATGACTTGGAGCCTTTCCTTCGAAGGTTAGGAATGATCGATGCTTTTGATGAAGCCAAGGCAGACTTTTCTGGAATGTCAACTAAGAAGAATGTGCCTGTGTCCAAGGTTGCCCACAAGTGCTTTGTGGAGGTCAATGAGGAAGGCACAGAGGCTGCTGCAGCCACTGCTGTGGTCAGGAATTCCCGGTGTAGCAGAATGGAGCCAAGATTCTGTGCAGAccaccctttccttttcttcatcaGGCACCACA